From the Pseudomonadota bacterium genome, the window GCCGTAACTTGAGGTGCTGATTGGGGATGCGGCCCCGGACCCGCAGGCTACGGGAGGCTTCATCGACGCGCGGGTCGACGGCGTAGATCTCACCCTCGAAGACAGCCTCCGGGAAAGCTTCGACTTTAACGACGATCCGCTGGGCCGGCCGCACCTGAGCCGCGTGGCGCTCCGGGATGCGGAGATCGATCTTGATGGGATCGATGGCCTCCAGGTTGACCAGATCCCGGCCCTTCTTGACATAATCGCCGGGACTGATCTGCCGCAAACCGAGGATGCCGCTGAAGGGCGCGCGCAGCACGGTCTTCTGCAAGCGCGCCCGGGCCAAGGCGAGAGCGGCGCGCGCCTCCTTGAGGGCCGCGTCCATCTCGTCGTATTCTTGCTTGCTCATCACCCGCTTGGTGAGCAGATCGCGGGCGCGTTTGAATTTCAATTCCCCGAGCGCCAGGCCGGCTTCACGCTGATCGACCTCGGCCCGGTATTCGGCGGGATCGAGCGTGACCAAGACGTGGCCTTTGTCGATCGGCCGGCCTTCTTGAACATCGAGCGCCCCGACCCGTCCGTCGATCTCCGAACGGATGACGACCGCCTCGTCGGCGAGCAGCGTAGCGACGCTCTCGACTCTTTGGTTGGCGGGGCCCCTGCGCACGCCCGAGGTAACCACCGCGACGGCGGGGCTGCTCAACGCGGCCGGCGCCGTGCCGAGGCTTTGAGGCTGGGTCGTTACGGGGCGCAAGTAGTACCCCACCGCGCCGGCACATAGAAAAAGTGCCAATAGAATCGGTATAGCCTTCTTCACGCGTGCGGGGAGCGATCGGTTTTGCGGGGGGGACGGGTCGTGGATAATGGCGTCCTTTAAACGAGCGACAGTAGCATACGTGCTTATGGGACAAAATACACGGGGAGCCGCGAGTGCATCCGGCGCGCCCTTTACACGCGACGCCGCGAGCGCGCGGCCCGTCGCGCTGTGGCTACTCACATGCTGCGCCCTGATCGCCATCATGGTGCTGCTCGGCGGCGTCACGCGGCTCAAGCACGCGGGGCTCTCGATTGTCGAATGGCAGCTACTCACCGGGGTATTACCGCCGCTCAGCGCAGCCGCGTGGGAGGATGTTTTCGCTCAATACCAACGCTATCCCGAATACCAAAAACTCAATCGGGGCATGACGCTTGGCGAGTTCAAAGCCATTTATTGGCTTGAATACCTGCACCGGCTCTGGGGGCGGCTCATCGGGATCGCGTTCCTCGTGCCGTGCCTTTATTTCGCGCTCCGCCGCCGGATTGGACGCGCGCTCATTCCCAAGCTCGCCATGCTATTCGTGCTCGGCGGGCTTCAGGGTGCTCTCGGCTGGTATATGGTGAAAAGCGGCCTCGTGGACCGGCCCGATGTCAGCCAGTATCGCCTGAGCGCCCATCTCGGTCTGGCTGCGTTTATCTATGCCTACATGCTCTGGGTGGCGCTGGGCCTCTTGCGCCCCCGGATTGCGGCCGAAGGAGCGTTACCTCGTTATTGCTTCGCCGTCCTCTGTCTCGTCTTCGCGACCCTGCTCTCGGGCGGCTTCGTCGCCGGACTTGACGCCGGGTTCGCCTATAACACCTTTCCGCTCATGCAAGGCCAGTGGATCCCCGAAGGACTTTGGCACATGCAGCCGTTCTATCGAAA encodes:
- a CDS encoding efflux RND transporter periplasmic adaptor subunit, whose protein sequence is MKKAIPILLALFLCAGAVGYYLRPVTTQPQSLGTAPAALSSPAVAVVTSGVRRGPANQRVESVATLLADEAVVIRSEIDGRVGALDVQEGRPIDKGHVLVTLDPAEYRAEVDQREAGLALGELKFKRARDLLTKRVMSKQEYDEMDAALKEARAALALARARLQKTVLRAPFSGILGLRQISPGDYVKKGRDLVNLEAIDPIKIDLRIPERHAAQVRPAQRIVVKVEAFPEAVFEGEIYAVDPRVDEASRSLRVRGRIPNQHLKLR
- a CDS encoding COX15/CtaA family protein, with translation MGQNTRGAASASGAPFTRDAASARPVALWLLTCCALIAIMVLLGGVTRLKHAGLSIVEWQLLTGVLPPLSAAAWEDVFAQYQRYPEYQKLNRGMTLGEFKAIYWLEYLHRLWGRLIGIAFLVPCLYFALRRRIGRALIPKLAMLFVLGGLQGALGWYMVKSGLVDRPDVSQYRLSAHLGLAAFIYAYMLWVALGLLRPRIAAEGALPRYCFAVLCLVFATLLSGGFVAGLDAGFAYNTFPLMQGQWIPEGLWHMQPFYRNLFENLITVQFMHRVLALATLLAVGLLWLAARRSALPARARRACHWLLGAAFLQVILGISTLILVVPLPLALAHQAGALLLLTMAIWTLHELHSSPLRSRSASPARSPGSSGS